A window of Bradyrhizobium sp. AZCC 1610 contains these coding sequences:
- the cckA gene encoding cell cycle histidine kinase CckA, with the protein MTVETDSHSPTKPFAAHEPARRGGSIVLVLLVAAGIVAVAVALMTIGRAQAQPYILGVLALLAMVGLFNLFAFAAGIIRFIDRAADDPVMGRIADHAHDGLAVTDPKGHVVYSNAAYLALTGAASPQDVRPIERVFIGNPDVSEAVFRLLKAAREGKRQQEEVRIAGSDGAQGRWLRMRVRPLGQSKREAKYAVWSIADITRDRERQEDVFRELQHAIEYLDHAPCGFFSVSPAGDVIYVNATLANWLDYDLTEIGSGGLKLTDIVSGDGAALLTSIVAVPGEVKTEVFDIDLRMRGGKTMPVRLYHKLAFGADGSPGSSRTLVISRARDEHSDPERAAEVRFMRFFDHTPMAIATVDRGGAVVRANARFAKLAQSLSPDGAANKSIIRTVNARDRSLLIAAINQAAEGQGDIAPVEAMLDGAKERWGQFFVTAVEEDERDTEAAIVYLLETTERRTLENQINQSQKMDMVGQLAGGIAHDFNNVLSAIMMANDFLLNAHKPTDPSFQDIMQIKQNATRAATLVRQLLAFSRRQTLRPQVLDLGDALSDLTMLLRRLIGEKVKLDLVHGRDLWPVKVDVSQFEQVVVNLAVNARDAMPDGGKLTVRTANVTVDEAAQLTHKGMPAADYVRIDISDTGTGIPADIVDKIFEPFFSTKEVGKGTGLGLSTVYGIVKQTGGFVYVDSTPGAGTTFRIFLPRHRPELEAQPEAQATNGAGKEAAAKPRPDLTGQGTILLVEDEDGLRSLNARGLRSRGYSVIEASNGIEAMEALDEKDGAVDLVVSDVVMPEMDGPTLLREMRKRNPNLKIIFVSGYAEEAFDKSLPENEQFAFLPKPFALSALVEKVKETMTAS; encoded by the coding sequence ATGACCGTCGAAACTGACAGCCATTCGCCGACCAAGCCCTTTGCGGCTCACGAACCGGCGCGGCGGGGCGGTAGCATCGTGCTGGTGCTGCTGGTGGCTGCCGGCATCGTGGCGGTGGCGGTGGCGCTGATGACCATCGGCCGCGCACAGGCCCAGCCCTATATCCTCGGCGTGCTGGCGCTGCTCGCCATGGTCGGCCTGTTCAATCTGTTCGCCTTTGCCGCCGGTATCATCCGCTTTATCGACCGCGCCGCCGACGACCCCGTAATGGGCCGCATCGCCGATCACGCCCATGACGGTTTGGCCGTGACCGACCCGAAGGGCCATGTCGTCTATTCGAACGCCGCCTACCTGGCGCTGACGGGCGCCGCAAGCCCGCAGGACGTGCGCCCCATCGAACGCGTCTTCATCGGTAACCCGGACGTCTCCGAAGCCGTGTTCCGCCTGCTCAAGGCCGCCCGCGAAGGCAAGCGGCAGCAGGAGGAGGTCCGCATCGCCGGCTCTGACGGTGCCCAGGGACGCTGGTTGCGGATGCGGGTTCGTCCGCTCGGCCAGAGCAAGCGCGAAGCAAAATACGCGGTGTGGTCGATCGCCGACATCACGCGGGATCGCGAGCGCCAGGAAGATGTGTTCCGGGAGCTGCAGCACGCGATCGAATATCTCGACCACGCGCCGTGTGGCTTCTTCTCGGTCAGTCCGGCCGGCGACGTCATCTATGTCAACGCCACGCTGGCGAACTGGCTCGATTACGATCTCACCGAGATCGGTTCGGGTGGGCTGAAGCTCACCGATATCGTCTCCGGCGACGGCGCTGCGCTATTGACCTCGATCGTGGCGGTGCCCGGCGAGGTCAAGACCGAGGTGTTCGACATCGACCTGCGCATGCGCGGCGGCAAGACCATGCCGGTGCGGCTCTATCACAAGCTCGCCTTCGGCGCCGACGGCTCGCCGGGTTCGTCGCGTACGCTCGTGATCAGCCGCGCGCGCGACGAGCATTCCGACCCCGAACGCGCCGCCGAAGTCCGCTTCATGCGATTCTTCGACCATACGCCGATGGCGATTGCGACGGTGGACCGCGGCGGCGCCGTGGTGCGCGCCAATGCCCGCTTCGCCAAGCTCGCGCAGAGCCTCAGCCCGGACGGCGCGGCGAACAAGTCGATCATCCGCACCGTGAACGCGCGCGACCGCAGCCTTCTGATCGCAGCGATCAACCAGGCGGCGGAAGGGCAGGGCGATATCGCCCCGGTCGAGGCCATGCTCGACGGCGCCAAGGAGCGCTGGGGGCAGTTCTTCGTCACCGCGGTCGAGGAGGACGAGCGCGACACCGAAGCCGCCATCGTCTATCTGCTGGAGACCACCGAGCGGCGCACGCTGGAAAACCAGATCAACCAGTCGCAGAAGATGGACATGGTCGGCCAGCTCGCCGGCGGCATCGCGCACGACTTCAACAACGTGCTGTCCGCCATCATGATGGCCAACGACTTCCTGCTGAACGCGCACAAACCGACCGATCCGTCGTTCCAGGACATCATGCAGATCAAGCAGAACGCCACCCGCGCGGCGACGCTGGTGCGGCAACTGCTCGCGTTCTCGCGCCGCCAGACGCTGCGGCCGCAGGTGCTCGACCTCGGCGACGCCTTGTCCGATCTCACCATGCTGCTGCGGCGCTTGATCGGGGAGAAGGTCAAGCTCGACCTCGTGCATGGTCGCGATCTCTGGCCGGTCAAGGTCGACGTCTCGCAGTTCGAACAGGTGGTCGTCAATCTCGCGGTCAACGCGCGCGACGCCATGCCAGATGGCGGCAAGCTGACGGTGCGGACCGCCAATGTGACGGTGGATGAAGCAGCCCAGCTCACCCACAAGGGCATGCCGGCCGCCGACTACGTGCGGATCGACATTTCCGATACCGGTACCGGAATCCCCGCCGACATCGTCGACAAGATTTTCGAACCGTTCTTCTCGACCAAGGAGGTCGGCAAGGGCACCGGGCTTGGTCTCTCGACGGTGTACGGCATCGTCAAGCAGACCGGCGGCTTTGTCTATGTCGACTCCACACCCGGCGCAGGCACCACGTTCCGCATCTTCCTGCCGCGTCATCGGCCCGAACTGGAAGCGCAGCCGGAGGCGCAGGCCACCAACGGTGCGGGCAAGGAAGCCGCGGCGAAGCCGCGGCCCGACCTGACCGGGCAGGGCACCATCCTGCTGGTGGAAGACGAGGATGGGCTGCGCTCCCTGAATGCACGCGGCCTTCGTTCGCGCGGCTACAGCGTGATCGAGGCTTCCAACGGCATCGAGGCGATGGAGGCGCTCGACGAAAAGGACGGCGCGGTCGATCTTGTCGTCTCCGACGTCGTGATGCCGGAAATGGACGGCCCGACGCTGTTGCGCGAAATGCGCAAGCGCAATCCGAATCTCAAAATCATCTTCGTCTCAGGTTATGCTGAAGAAGCCTTCGACAAGAGCCTGCCGGAGAACGAACAATTCGCCTTCCTGCCGAAACCGTTCGCGCTCAGCGCGCTGGTCGAGAAGGTCAAGGAGACCATGACGGCGTCTTAG
- the flhB gene encoding flagellar biosynthesis protein FlhB: MADDSDDKTEDPTQKRLDDALEKGDVAKSQEVNTWFIIAGATLILSTFSGSIGGGILTPLRNLIANAGQLRTDGAALLALGNTLGYAVLGAIGVPLLMLAIAAIAGNMIQHRLVWSSESLKPKFSKVSPGAGLKRIFGKQAVANFAKGVFKLIALGAVMMAVLWPERDRLESFLMFDPSAILGVTTNLTLQLMGAVVAMLAAVAIADYFFQYRQWFERQKMSLQEIKDEYKQSEGDPHIKGRIRQLRVQRMKKRMMSAVPKASVIITNPTHYSVALSYDRGMSAPVCVAKGADNIALKIREIARKHDIPIVENVPLARALYATVDIDEEIPVEHYHAVAEIIGYVMGLKNGLATRRM, from the coding sequence ATGGCCGACGATTCCGACGACAAAACAGAAGACCCTACGCAAAAACGTCTCGACGATGCGCTTGAAAAGGGGGACGTCGCCAAAAGCCAGGAGGTCAACACCTGGTTCATCATTGCGGGCGCCACGCTGATATTATCGACCTTCTCGGGATCGATCGGCGGCGGCATCCTGACGCCGCTGCGCAACCTGATCGCCAATGCGGGCCAGCTTCGCACCGATGGCGCGGCGCTGCTCGCGCTCGGCAACACGCTGGGCTATGCCGTGCTCGGCGCGATCGGCGTGCCGCTCCTGATGCTGGCAATCGCCGCGATCGCCGGCAACATGATCCAGCACCGGCTGGTGTGGTCCTCGGAATCGCTGAAGCCGAAATTCAGCAAGGTGTCGCCCGGCGCGGGCCTGAAGCGCATCTTCGGCAAGCAGGCGGTGGCCAATTTCGCCAAGGGCGTGTTCAAGCTGATCGCGCTCGGTGCCGTCATGATGGCGGTGCTGTGGCCGGAGCGCGATCGCCTCGAATCGTTCCTGATGTTCGACCCTTCGGCAATCCTGGGCGTCACCACCAACCTGACGCTGCAGCTAATGGGCGCCGTGGTGGCGATGCTGGCGGCGGTTGCGATCGCGGACTACTTCTTCCAGTACCGGCAATGGTTCGAGCGGCAGAAGATGTCGCTGCAGGAGATCAAGGACGAATACAAGCAGTCCGAAGGCGACCCCCACATCAAGGGCCGTATCCGGCAGTTGCGGGTCCAGCGGATGAAGAAGCGCATGATGTCCGCCGTTCCCAAGGCCAGCGTGATCATCACCAACCCGACCCACTATTCCGTGGCGCTGTCCTACGACCGCGGCATGTCGGCGCCGGTCTGCGTCGCCAAGGGGGCCGACAACATCGCGCTCAAGATCCGGGAAATCGCCAGGAAGCACGACATTCCGATCGTGGAGAACGTGCCGCTGGCGCGCGCGCTTTATGCCACCGTCGATATCGACGAGGAGATTCCGGTCGAGCACTATCACGCGGTCGCCGAGATCATCGGCTACGTCATGGGCCTGAAGAACGGGCTTGCCACCCGGAGAATGTGA
- the fliR gene encoding flagellar biosynthetic protein FliR, whose translation MRVDISLLPALAATFMLVFARVGAMVMLLPGFGESNIPVRIKLAIALLLTLIILPLHRAAYQVDLTSMSSLGVLMVHEIVIGIVLGATARVTLSALAVAGSVIAQQLGLGFVTAVDPTQGQQGLLIGNFLTILGMTLLFATDSHHLVISALNESYRIFSPGELMPSGDVAALATRAFATAFKIGMQLSAPFLVFGLVFNIGLGVLARLMPAMQVYFVGVPLSIMVGFLIFGLVLTGMMATYLNYFIGVMHELTPLK comes from the coding sequence ATGCGCGTCGACATATCGCTGCTGCCGGCCCTTGCCGCCACCTTCATGCTGGTATTCGCCCGCGTGGGCGCCATGGTGATGCTGTTGCCGGGATTCGGCGAGAGCAATATCCCGGTGCGCATCAAGCTTGCGATCGCGCTGCTCCTGACGCTGATCATCCTGCCGCTGCACCGCGCCGCCTATCAGGTCGACCTGACCTCGATGAGTTCGCTCGGCGTATTGATGGTGCACGAGATCGTCATCGGCATCGTGCTCGGCGCCACCGCGCGCGTCACGCTGTCGGCGCTGGCGGTCGCGGGTTCGGTGATCGCTCAGCAACTCGGCCTCGGCTTCGTCACCGCCGTCGACCCGACCCAGGGGCAACAGGGTCTGCTGATCGGCAATTTTCTCACCATCCTGGGCATGACGCTGCTGTTTGCCACCGACAGCCATCACCTGGTCATATCGGCGCTGAACGAGAGCTACCGGATTTTCTCGCCGGGCGAACTGATGCCGAGCGGCGACGTCGCGGCGCTCGCCACGCGCGCGTTTGCCACCGCCTTCAAGATCGGCATGCAGCTTTCGGCGCCGTTCCTGGTGTTCGGCCTCGTCTTCAATATCGGCCTTGGTGTGCTGGCGCGGCTGATGCCGGCGATGCAGGTCTATTTCGTCGGCGTGCCGCTGTCGATCATGGTGGGCTTTTTGATCTTCGGCCTCGTCCTCACCGGAATGATGGCGACCTATCTCAACTACTTCATCGGCGTGATGCACGAGCTGACGCCGCTGAAATAG
- the fliQ gene encoding flagellar biosynthesis protein FliQ has protein sequence MTGAETLDVARDAIWTIVVVSSPLMVIGLVVGVVVSLFQALTQIQEQTLIFVPKILAIFVTLLLALPFMADSLHSHMMRISSRIIGG, from the coding sequence ATGACCGGTGCTGAAACCCTCGACGTGGCGCGCGATGCGATCTGGACCATCGTGGTGGTGTCGTCGCCCCTGATGGTGATCGGCCTCGTGGTCGGCGTCGTGGTCTCGCTATTCCAGGCGCTGACCCAGATCCAGGAACAAACGCTGATCTTCGTACCGAAGATTCTCGCGATCTTCGTGACGTTGTTGCTGGCTTTGCCGTTCATGGCGGATTCGCTGCACAGCCACATGATGCGGATATCGTCGCGAATCATAGGCGGTTGA
- the fliE gene encoding flagellar hook-basal body complex protein FliE, with protein sequence MASPTVAANAYAALSRIMETGGAEKSGPSAGGPSFSALLKDAVGSVLDAGKKSDAHTMAMSSGKANVMDVVTAVAETDVAVSTLVSVRDRVIQSYEDIMKMPI encoded by the coding sequence ATGGCTTCACCGACCGTTGCAGCAAACGCCTACGCCGCGCTTTCGCGCATCATGGAAACCGGCGGCGCCGAGAAGAGCGGCCCATCCGCCGGCGGCCCGTCCTTCAGCGCGCTGCTCAAGGACGCGGTGGGAAGCGTGCTGGATGCCGGCAAGAAATCCGACGCCCACACCATGGCAATGAGTTCGGGAAAGGCTAACGTCATGGACGTGGTGACGGCGGTCGCGGAGACCGACGTCGCGGTCTCGACGCTGGTGTCGGTGCGCGACCGGGTGATCCAGTCCTACGAAGACATCATGAAGATGCCAATCTGA
- the flgC gene encoding flagellar basal body rod protein FlgC has translation MADDGSDFARSMSIATSGLRAQAGRMRVISENIANADSTSPTAAGDPYRRKVPTFSSALDRTLDARVVTLGKVRTDQSAFRVKHEPSNPAADAGGNVKYPNVNPLVEMTDMREAQRSYEANLNIISATRRMIQRTLDILKA, from the coding sequence ATGGCAGATGATGGAAGCGACTTCGCCCGCTCGATGAGTATCGCGACCTCGGGGTTGCGCGCGCAGGCGGGGCGGATGCGGGTGATCTCGGAAAACATCGCCAATGCGGACTCCACCTCGCCGACCGCGGCCGGCGATCCCTATCGCCGCAAGGTGCCGACATTCTCGTCAGCGCTCGACCGCACGCTGGACGCCAGGGTCGTGACGCTCGGCAAGGTCAGGACCGACCAGTCGGCGTTTCGCGTCAAGCATGAGCCGAGCAATCCGGCGGCGGACGCGGGCGGCAACGTCAAATATCCCAACGTCAATCCGCTGGTCGAAATGACCGACATGCGCGAGGCGCAGCGGTCCTATGAAGCCAACCTCAACATCATCAGCGCCACGCGCCGCATGATTCAACGCACGCTCGACATCCTCAAGGCCTGA
- the flgB gene encoding flagellar basal body rod protein FlgB, translating into MAINDLPILSALRTKMQWHQERQRVLAENVSNANTPNFRPSDLVEPKFDNKGANVGGAMGSLAMMRTSGTHIGVSGGGQSFRGDGGKSGFLTKPAGNAVNLEDQMLKVSANQMDYAAATSLYSRSLGLLKTAIGKR; encoded by the coding sequence ATGGCTATCAACGACCTTCCGATCCTGTCGGCGCTGCGCACCAAGATGCAGTGGCACCAGGAACGCCAGCGCGTGCTCGCCGAAAATGTGTCCAACGCCAACACCCCGAATTTCAGGCCGAGCGACCTGGTCGAGCCGAAGTTCGACAACAAGGGCGCCAACGTCGGCGGCGCGATGGGGTCGCTCGCCATGATGCGCACCAGCGGCACCCATATCGGCGTCTCCGGCGGCGGGCAGAGCTTCAGGGGCGATGGCGGCAAGAGCGGCTTCTTGACCAAGCCTGCCGGCAATGCGGTCAATCTGGAAGACCAGATGCTGAAGGTTTCGGCCAACCAGATGGATTACGCCGCGGCGACTTCGCTCTACAGCCGCAGCCTCGGACTTCTCAAAACCGCCATCGGAAAACGCTGA
- a CDS encoding flagellar biosynthetic protein FliO → MQTLTFLFAFIAVLALIGVAAWLVRRFASNRLGANTQRGRMPRLAVIDAAAVDGRRRLVLVRRDNVEHLLMIGGPSDIVVEPNIVRAMPNRDQMAPRPAVGEQAPRIAPLPDAAWSDEAARSDSRSTDAFDHHAEPQMPEPPPRPARPSFADEVRRPAPPPMPERRSDPLTGFAPESISGRPEPALPRLGRNEPLMPRPQRELPKAPPVREAPPVREAPPVREALPVREASPVREAPPIREALPARDTPVRDTPAVRETPARAPERTAAPPPPPPPAPAPSSADQNLAEMAQRLEAALRRPAEPVAPPVAPETPPARTSRSEPPVPTPAPQKSGFENLEDEMASLLGRPKNPS, encoded by the coding sequence ATGCAGACACTCACATTTCTCTTCGCATTCATCGCCGTTCTGGCGCTGATCGGCGTTGCCGCCTGGCTGGTTCGCCGTTTCGCCAGCAACCGCCTCGGCGCCAATACCCAGCGCGGACGTATGCCGCGGCTCGCCGTGATCGACGCCGCTGCCGTGGACGGCCGCCGGCGCCTCGTGCTGGTACGGCGCGACAATGTCGAGCATCTCCTGATGATCGGTGGCCCGAGCGACATCGTGGTCGAACCCAACATCGTGCGCGCGATGCCCAACCGCGATCAAATGGCGCCGCGCCCGGCAGTCGGCGAGCAGGCGCCGCGCATCGCGCCGCTGCCCGATGCCGCCTGGAGCGACGAGGCGGCAAGATCCGATTCGCGATCGACCGACGCCTTCGATCATCATGCCGAACCGCAAATGCCGGAGCCGCCGCCGCGCCCCGCACGGCCCTCCTTCGCCGACGAAGTCCGACGCCCTGCGCCGCCGCCGATGCCGGAACGTCGCAGCGATCCATTGACGGGCTTTGCGCCGGAATCGATCAGCGGTCGCCCCGAACCGGCCCTGCCGCGCCTGGGCCGCAACGAGCCGCTGATGCCACGGCCGCAGCGCGAGTTGCCCAAGGCACCGCCAGTCCGGGAGGCACCGCCAGTCCGGGAGGCACCGCCAGTCCGTGAGGCGCTGCCTGTCCGTGAGGCATCGCCGGTCCGCGAGGCGCCGCCAATCCGTGAGGCGCTGCCTGCCCGTGACACGCCTGTCCGTGACACTCCGGCGGTTCGTGAGACCCCGGCCCGAGCGCCCGAACGCACCGCCGCGCCGCCGCCTCCGCCCCCTCCAGCCCCCGCGCCGTCGAGTGCCGACCAGAATCTCGCCGAAATGGCGCAGCGGCTGGAAGCCGCCTTGCGCCGGCCGGCCGAACCGGTGGCGCCGCCGGTTGCGCCGGAAACGCCGCCCGCCCGTACCTCCCGCAGCGAGCCTCCCGTTCCCACGCCCGCTCCGCAGAAGAGCGGCTTCGAAAATCTGGAAGACGAGATGGCGTCCTTGCTCGGCCGTCCGAAGAACCCTTCGTGA
- the fliP gene encoding flagellar type III secretion system pore protein FliP (The bacterial flagellar biogenesis protein FliP forms a type III secretion system (T3SS)-type pore required for flagellar assembly.), whose product MRPPASPRRVLFFLILTAAGSLADPALAQDISISLGQGGGGVTERAIQLIALLTVLSIAPSILIMMTSFTRIVVVLSLLRTALGTATAPPNSVIIALAMFLTAFVMGPVLQRSYDDGIKPLVANQIGVEEALQKASVPLRGFMQKNVREKDLKLFVDLSGEPPPATPEDLSLRILVPAFMISELKRAFEIGFLLFLPFLIIDLVVASVLMSMGMMMLPPVVVSLPFKLIFFVLVDGWSLVAGSLVQSYGGS is encoded by the coding sequence GTGAGGCCGCCGGCTTCTCCGCGTAGAGTTTTATTTTTCTTAATCCTAACCGCCGCCGGATCGCTCGCCGACCCGGCGCTGGCGCAGGATATCAGCATCAGTCTCGGCCAGGGCGGCGGCGGCGTCACCGAGCGCGCGATCCAGTTGATCGCGCTGTTGACGGTACTGTCGATCGCGCCGTCGATCCTGATCATGATGACGTCGTTCACGCGGATCGTCGTCGTACTGTCGCTGCTGCGCACCGCATTGGGCACCGCGACCGCCCCGCCCAACTCGGTGATCATTGCGCTCGCGATGTTCCTGACCGCGTTCGTGATGGGCCCCGTCCTGCAGAGGTCCTATGACGACGGCATCAAACCCCTGGTCGCCAACCAGATCGGGGTCGAGGAAGCGCTGCAAAAGGCTTCGGTGCCGCTGCGCGGCTTCATGCAGAAGAACGTTCGTGAAAAGGATCTGAAGCTGTTCGTCGACCTCTCCGGCGAGCCGCCGCCGGCAACGCCGGAGGACCTGTCGCTGCGGATCCTGGTCCCGGCCTTCATGATCTCCGAACTGAAACGCGCCTTCGAGATCGGCTTCCTGCTGTTCCTCCCGTTCCTGATCATCGATCTCGTCGTCGCATCGGTCCTGATGTCGATGGGTATGATGATGCTGCCACCAGTCGTGGTGTCGCTGCCGTTCAAGTTGATCTTTTTCGTGCTGGTCGACGGCTGGTCGCTGGTGGCGGGGAGCCTGGTGCAGAGCTATGGCGGCAGCTAG
- a CDS encoding GGDEF domain-containing protein — MSQQSVAATPTNFAVWFEYSLGNSLALRKTIDILIAGKRKFDPAINHELYITYVAPQSGGDPLSDLPDQLSGLIATAQQFLNTAVTDNQTHIKALGEVSSEAAVATDPRTIIAKLVDELSKATTRAATLEANFAATSEELDSIRDSLKAAEQRSNTDALTGLANRHSMDEFLRLAQISAMEKDEALSVFLIDIDHFKKFNDDYGHQVGDQVLRLVAKVLQEGVREVDLAARYGGEELIAVLPGADLEACTSVAERIRRRIAEAKLTRRATGKEIGSVTVSIGVAQFRLAESADAMIERCDRGLYKAKRLGRNRTVTETELEPEAGAA; from the coding sequence ATGTCGCAGCAGTCAGTTGCTGCCACCCCCACCAATTTCGCGGTCTGGTTCGAATATTCCCTGGGCAATTCGCTGGCGCTGCGAAAAACCATCGATATCCTGATCGCGGGCAAGCGCAAATTCGACCCGGCGATCAACCACGAGCTCTACATTACCTATGTGGCGCCGCAGTCCGGAGGCGACCCGCTCAGCGACCTTCCCGATCAATTGAGCGGCCTGATCGCCACCGCCCAGCAATTCCTGAACACCGCCGTTACCGACAACCAGACCCACATCAAAGCGCTCGGCGAAGTGTCGTCCGAAGCCGCTGTCGCCACCGATCCCCGGACGATCATTGCGAAACTGGTTGATGAATTGTCAAAGGCGACGACGCGGGCCGCGACGCTGGAGGCAAATTTCGCCGCCACCTCGGAGGAACTGGACAGCATCCGCGACTCGCTGAAGGCGGCCGAGCAACGCTCCAACACCGATGCGCTGACCGGGCTCGCCAATCGGCACTCGATGGATGAATTCCTCCGCCTCGCCCAGATCTCGGCGATGGAAAAGGACGAGGCGCTCAGCGTCTTCCTGATCGACATCGATCACTTCAAGAAATTCAACGACGATTATGGCCATCAGGTCGGCGACCAGGTGCTTCGGCTGGTCGCAAAGGTCTTGCAGGAAGGTGTTCGCGAGGTGGATCTGGCGGCCCGCTACGGCGGCGAGGAATTGATCGCGGTGCTTCCGGGCGCCGATCTCGAGGCTTGCACGTCGGTCGCCGAGCGCATTCGCCGCCGCATTGCCGAAGCGAAGCTCACCCGCCGCGCAACCGGCAAGGAGATCGGCAGCGTCACGGTTTCGATCGGGGTGGCGCAATTCCGCCTCGCCGAATCTGCGGACGCCATGATCGAGCGCTGCGACCGCGGGCTCTATAAAGCCAAGCGGCTCGGCCGCAACCGCACGGTGACGGAAACCGAACTCGAGCCCGAGGCCGGCGCAGCCTAG
- a CDS encoding copper-binding protein — MKIAGMIMAATAALSIAGTSALAQQPRTGMVTRIDRISGTISIKDMPDGTTGANTGAATEEFKIQDGARLNVLHAGDRVTFAVSDTAGTKTITKIDKTDAVTKIDKK, encoded by the coding sequence ATGAAGATCGCAGGGATGATTATGGCCGCCACCGCGGCCCTCAGCATCGCCGGTACGTCGGCCCTTGCCCAGCAACCGCGGACCGGAATGGTGACGAGAATAGATCGGATCAGCGGCACCATCTCGATCAAGGATATGCCTGATGGCACCACCGGCGCGAACACCGGCGCCGCGACCGAAGAATTCAAGATCCAGGACGGCGCACGGCTGAACGTCCTGCACGCCGGCGACAGGGTCACCTTTGCCGTAAGTGACACCGCGGGGACCAAGACCATCACGAAGATCGACAAGACGGACGCGGTCACGAAGATCGACAAGAAGTGA
- a CDS encoding FAD-binding oxidoreductase — translation MSEGFIDELRNVLDKGAVLSGGDIDARYHHDLAGNPVPKPRAVVRPRTTEDVSVLLRLCHREGVPITTQGGMTGLVRGALPNANEIVLSMERMNSVEEVDASAGVAIAQAGTPLQKLQERVEQDGLMFPLDLGARGSCTIGGNISTNAGGNRVIRYGMTRDLILGLEVVTADGTVLKGLRKYIKNNTGIDLKQLFIGSEGILGVVTRAALRVFPAPAERQVALCALPSFGQITAFLRMARERLGGELTAFEVMWNAYYRLTVERVKGVAGPLPTHHPFYVLLEASGSDPERIHAGLEKLLETAMDDNLILDATLSTSNASATAIWRIRDSSVELGRTFPYTARVGFDVSLAIDRMEEYADTIGSRIRAVDPHAFAIVFGHAGDGNLHLNVHHEHTPDKHDEFEKLVYDITGEFGGSISAEHGIGILKRPYLRMSRTEEEIETMRTLKRALDPKNILNPGRIFTV, via the coding sequence ATGTCCGAGGGCTTCATTGACGAACTGCGCAACGTGCTCGACAAGGGCGCGGTGCTATCAGGCGGCGACATCGACGCGCGCTATCATCACGATCTCGCCGGCAATCCGGTGCCGAAACCGCGCGCGGTCGTCCGCCCGAGAACGACGGAGGATGTCTCCGTGTTGCTGCGGCTCTGTCACCGCGAAGGTGTCCCCATTACGACGCAAGGCGGCATGACCGGGCTGGTGCGCGGCGCGCTGCCGAATGCGAATGAAATCGTGCTGTCGATGGAGCGCATGAACAGCGTTGAAGAGGTCGATGCCTCCGCCGGTGTCGCCATCGCGCAGGCCGGCACGCCGCTGCAAAAGCTCCAGGAGCGGGTCGAGCAGGACGGCCTGATGTTTCCGCTCGACCTCGGCGCGCGCGGCAGTTGCACCATCGGCGGCAACATCTCGACCAATGCCGGCGGCAACCGCGTCATCCGGTACGGCATGACGCGTGACCTGATCCTCGGGCTCGAAGTCGTCACGGCCGACGGGACCGTGCTCAAGGGCCTGCGCAAATACATCAAGAACAACACCGGCATCGACCTGAAGCAGCTTTTCATCGGCAGCGAGGGCATCCTCGGCGTGGTGACGCGCGCTGCGCTACGCGTCTTTCCCGCGCCGGCGGAGCGGCAGGTGGCGCTGTGCGCGCTGCCCTCGTTCGGGCAGATCACGGCATTCCTGAGGATGGCGCGGGAGCGTCTCGGCGGCGAATTGACCGCATTCGAGGTGATGTGGAATGCGTACTACCGCCTCACCGTCGAGCGCGTGAAGGGCGTGGCCGGGCCGCTGCCTACCCATCACCCGTTCTATGTTCTGCTGGAGGCTTCCGGCAGCGACCCCGAGCGTATCCATGCCGGTCTCGAAAAACTGCTCGAGACGGCAATGGACGACAATCTGATTCTCGACGCCACACTCTCGACCTCGAATGCATCCGCCACCGCGATCTGGCGCATCCGCGATTCCAGCGTCGAACTGGGTCGGACCTTCCCTTACACCGCCCGCGTTGGTTTCGATGTCAGCCTCGCCATCGACCGGATGGAGGAATATGCCGACACGATCGGATCGCGCATCAGGGCCGTTGACCCGCACGCCTTCGCCATCGTGTTCGGCCATGCCGGCGACGGCAATTTGCATCTCAACGTGCATCACGAGCACACGCCCGACAAGCACGATGAATTCGAGAAGCTCGTCTACGACATCACGGGCGAGTTCGGTGGCTCGATCTCGGCCGAACACGGCATCGGCATCCTGAAGCGGCCTTACCTGAGAATGAGCCGCACCGAAGAGGAAATCGAAACCATGCGCACGCTCAAGCGCGCGCTCGACCCGAAGAACATTTTGAACCCGGGGCGAATTTTTACGGTGTGA